One stretch of Natronobacterium gregoryi SP2 DNA includes these proteins:
- a CDS encoding universal stress protein — MAASRDHRVLVPVDVLGGEGVPQSVVDAFASVPVTLLAYRTIPDQLGTDQARDQYGDRVRSELEALRAVFEDAGCEDVSTRLVFTHDRLQTFERVALAEDCDAVLLLNPAAKLESVLVAVRSDVNLEYIAGFLGTLVAVTDLEVTFFRVVADESDREGATDLLETAAAKLTATGVDRDRIAVSVVVDGSPTREILRAADDHDLLVVGESRPSIRRFIFRDRAKTLARGTVDPVVVIRGEYLEHGTDDAADAVEIDGDSGPHDTRNAERSDGSTTEETSDDEPR; from the coding sequence ATGGCCGCCTCTCGAGATCACCGCGTGCTCGTCCCTGTCGACGTCCTCGGCGGCGAAGGCGTCCCACAGTCGGTCGTCGACGCGTTCGCGTCGGTGCCGGTCACGCTGCTTGCCTACCGGACGATCCCGGACCAGCTCGGCACCGACCAGGCGCGCGACCAGTACGGCGACCGAGTTCGCTCCGAACTCGAGGCGCTTCGAGCAGTCTTCGAGGACGCCGGCTGCGAGGACGTTTCAACGCGGCTCGTGTTCACCCACGATCGGCTGCAGACGTTCGAACGCGTCGCACTCGCCGAGGACTGTGACGCCGTGTTACTGCTCAACCCCGCCGCGAAACTCGAGTCCGTGCTCGTCGCCGTCCGCAGTGACGTCAACCTCGAGTACATCGCCGGATTCCTCGGAACGCTGGTGGCAGTCACCGACCTCGAGGTGACGTTCTTCCGGGTGGTCGCGGACGAAAGCGACCGAGAGGGTGCGACGGACCTCCTCGAAACGGCCGCAGCGAAACTCACAGCCACGGGCGTCGACCGCGACCGGATCGCCGTCTCGGTCGTCGTCGACGGCTCGCCGACCCGGGAAATCCTCAGGGCCGCCGACGACCACGACCTGTTGGTCGTCGGCGAGAGTCGACCGTCGATCCGTCGGTTTATCTTCCGGGACCGAGCGAAGACGCTGGCGAGAGGGACGGTCGATCCGGTCGTCGTGATCCGTGGAGAGTACCTCGAGCACGGCACGGACGACGCGGCCGACGCCGTCGAGATCGACGGCGATTCCGGCCCACACGACACACGCAACGCCGAACGGAGCGATGGTTCGACAACCGAGGAAACGAGTGACGACGAACCTCGATGA
- a CDS encoding PadR family transcriptional regulator: MRKSGPPKGLIAYLVLELLEERPRYGYEILKEIKDISGGHWEPSYGSVYPILYKFEEKEWAERIEREDEPDRKYFELTDDGRTELEERREESAEKGRDFADVILGFFHVYAAFSTDDRFEIPERENEWLFDEEFSRWVVEQVVRHHEHYFDTEFERIDDTPAEFYARHGIDREE; this comes from the coding sequence ATGCGGAAAAGTGGGCCGCCGAAAGGACTCATCGCCTATCTCGTGCTCGAGTTACTCGAGGAGCGGCCGCGGTACGGGTACGAGATTCTCAAGGAAATCAAAGACATCAGCGGCGGTCACTGGGAACCATCCTACGGATCGGTCTATCCGATCCTCTATAAGTTCGAAGAGAAAGAGTGGGCTGAACGAATCGAACGCGAGGACGAACCCGACCGGAAGTACTTCGAACTCACCGATGACGGACGCACGGAACTCGAGGAGAGACGGGAAGAGAGCGCGGAGAAAGGACGCGACTTTGCCGACGTCATCCTCGGCTTCTTTCACGTGTACGCGGCGTTCTCCACCGACGACCGTTTCGAGATTCCGGAACGTGAAAACGAGTGGCTGTTCGACGAGGAGTTCAGCAGGTGGGTCGTCGAACAGGTCGTTCGCCACCACGAACACTACTTCGATACCGAGTTCGAACGGATCGACGACACGCCAGCGGAGTTCTACGCCCGTCACGGGATCGACCGCGAGGAGTGA
- the mutS gene encoding DNA mismatch repair protein MutS: MTEVTGIVGEFFSLKEETDAELLAMQCGDFYEFFAEDAETVAAELDLKVSQKSSHGSSYPMAGVPVDDLTPYLKALVERGYRVAVADQYETDSGHAREVVRVVTPGTLLETTDADAQYLAAVVDGAATGDDGYGLAFADVTTGRFLVAEADDGDEALTELYRFGPVEVLPGPEARTDDDLLGTIRERLDATLTLHETEAFAPKRASHDVGDQFGRETIDRLSVDDAAIAAAGAVLDYVAETGAGVLASMTRIQAHHGDDHVTLDATTQRNLELTETMQGDSEGSLFETIDHTETSAGRRLLKEWLCRPRRSLEVLEHRQESVAVLSSAALARDELQDRLGEAYDLARLASKATHGSADARDLLSVRDTLGVLPTLAETVESSPDLADSPLAEIVTRPDREAAGTLERTLEDALAEEPPSTVTQGGLFQMGYDDELDEVIERHEEIKEWLDTLADREKSAHGLSHVTVDRNKTDGYYIQVGKSAAGGVPDHYEEIKTLKNSKRFTTDELEEKEREILRLEERRGDLEYELFEQLREEVADRAELLQNVGRALATVDALASLATHAAENRWVQPELHRGGHLEIDQGRHPVVEQTTEFVPNDVVMDENRGFLVVTGPNMSGKSTYMRQVACIVLLAQIGSFVPAKDAGIGLVDGIFTRVGALDELAQGRSTFMVEMSELSNILHTATEDSLVILDEVGRGTATYDGISIAWAATEYLHNEVQAKTLFATHYHELTGLAEELPRVANVHVAADERNGDVTFLRTIRDGPTDRSYGIHVADLAGVPGPVVDRARDVLERLREEKAIEAKGGNSSESVQTVFDLSSGQFRGEASADGGEPDGNAETLDAEMRTVIDDLESIDVAETTPAELLSKVQTWQDRLESE; this comes from the coding sequence ATGACAGAGGTGACGGGGATCGTCGGGGAGTTTTTCTCGCTGAAAGAGGAGACGGACGCGGAGTTGCTGGCGATGCAGTGTGGCGACTTCTACGAGTTTTTCGCCGAGGACGCCGAAACCGTCGCGGCCGAACTCGACCTGAAGGTGTCCCAGAAATCCTCACACGGCTCGTCGTACCCGATGGCCGGCGTCCCGGTCGACGACCTCACACCGTACCTGAAGGCGCTTGTCGAGCGCGGCTACCGGGTCGCCGTCGCCGACCAGTACGAGACCGACTCCGGCCACGCCCGCGAGGTCGTCCGCGTGGTGACGCCCGGAACTCTGCTCGAGACGACCGACGCCGATGCCCAGTACCTCGCGGCGGTGGTCGACGGTGCGGCGACGGGCGACGACGGCTACGGCCTCGCGTTCGCCGACGTAACCACTGGACGCTTCCTCGTCGCGGAAGCCGACGACGGCGACGAGGCACTGACGGAGCTCTACCGGTTCGGCCCCGTCGAGGTGCTGCCCGGCCCGGAAGCGCGAACCGACGACGATCTGCTGGGGACGATCAGAGAGCGACTCGACGCCACGCTCACACTCCACGAGACGGAGGCGTTCGCGCCGAAACGTGCGAGCCACGACGTCGGCGACCAGTTCGGCCGGGAGACGATCGATCGGCTCTCGGTCGACGACGCCGCGATCGCAGCGGCCGGTGCCGTCCTCGACTACGTCGCCGAAACCGGGGCAGGGGTGCTCGCCTCGATGACCCGCATCCAGGCCCACCACGGCGACGACCACGTCACACTGGACGCGACGACTCAGCGCAACCTCGAGTTGACCGAGACGATGCAAGGGGACAGCGAGGGATCGCTGTTCGAGACGATCGACCACACCGAGACGAGCGCGGGGCGACGGCTGCTGAAGGAGTGGCTCTGTCGCCCGCGGCGGTCGCTCGAGGTCCTCGAGCACCGTCAGGAGTCGGTCGCCGTCCTCTCGTCGGCCGCGCTCGCTCGAGACGAACTGCAGGATCGACTGGGCGAGGCCTACGACCTGGCGCGGCTGGCCTCGAAGGCGACACACGGCAGTGCGGACGCCCGTGACCTGCTGTCGGTGCGAGACACGCTCGGCGTCTTGCCGACGCTTGCGGAGACGGTCGAGTCCAGCCCCGACCTGGCCGACTCGCCACTCGCCGAGATCGTGACCAGGCCGGACCGCGAGGCCGCTGGCACCCTCGAGCGGACGCTCGAAGACGCCCTCGCCGAGGAGCCGCCGTCGACGGTCACCCAGGGCGGGCTCTTCCAGATGGGGTACGACGACGAACTCGACGAAGTGATCGAACGCCACGAGGAGATCAAGGAGTGGCTCGACACCCTCGCCGACCGCGAGAAGTCCGCACACGGGCTCTCGCACGTCACCGTCGACCGGAACAAGACCGACGGCTACTACATCCAGGTTGGCAAGTCCGCTGCCGGCGGCGTCCCAGACCACTACGAGGAGATCAAGACGCTCAAGAATTCGAAGCGGTTCACGACCGACGAACTCGAGGAGAAAGAACGCGAAATCCTGCGACTCGAGGAACGTCGTGGTGACCTCGAGTACGAACTCTTCGAGCAACTGCGAGAGGAGGTGGCCGACCGCGCGGAACTCTTGCAGAACGTCGGCCGGGCGCTTGCCACTGTCGACGCGCTGGCGAGCTTGGCGACTCACGCCGCCGAGAACCGCTGGGTCCAGCCGGAACTGCACCGTGGTGGTCACCTCGAGATCGACCAGGGTCGACATCCGGTCGTCGAGCAGACGACGGAGTTCGTCCCGAACGACGTCGTGATGGACGAGAATCGAGGCTTTCTCGTGGTGACGGGGCCCAACATGTCCGGGAAGTCGACGTACATGCGCCAAGTGGCGTGTATCGTCCTGCTGGCCCAGATCGGGAGTTTCGTCCCAGCGAAAGACGCCGGGATCGGACTGGTCGACGGCATCTTCACTCGCGTCGGCGCACTGGACGAGTTGGCACAGGGCCGTTCGACGTTCATGGTCGAGATGAGCGAACTCTCGAACATCCTCCACACCGCGACGGAAGACTCACTGGTCATCCTCGACGAGGTGGGCCGTGGCACCGCGACCTACGACGGCATCTCGATCGCCTGGGCCGCGACGGAGTACTTGCACAACGAGGTTCAGGCCAAGACCCTCTTTGCGACTCACTACCACGAGCTGACCGGGCTCGCCGAGGAACTCCCCCGCGTCGCAAACGTTCACGTCGCAGCGGACGAACGGAACGGCGACGTCACCTTTCTGCGAACCATCCGCGACGGCCCCACCGATCGATCCTACGGCATCCACGTCGCCGATCTCGCGGGCGTTCCCGGCCCCGTCGTCGATCGGGCCAGAGACGTTCTCGAGCGTCTGCGCGAGGAGAAAGCCATCGAGGCCAAGGGTGGCAACTCGAGCGAGTCGGTACAGACGGTGTTCGACCTCTCGAGTGGCCAGTTCCGTGGGGAAGCAAGCGCCGACGGCGGTGAGCCGGACGGCAACGCAGAGACGCTCGACGCGGAGATGCGGACGGTAATCGACGACCTCGAGTCGATCGACGTGGCCGAAACCACTCCCGCCGAGTTACTCTCGAAAGTGCAGACGTGGCAGGACCGACTCGAGAGCGAGTGA
- a CDS encoding universal stress protein, whose product MTRILVPLAILEGETVSAGLADLLEPMDVTVLGYHVLPEQTPPDQARLQYEDRATAALEDLATEFGAADGTADYRLVFTHDEEQTFDRVATETRSDVYAIPGATGPIDRLLVALTGDVAVERIVSFVTDLVGDRDIGVTLFLATDDERSGEQLLEATAVKLFDERLHVRTDLAVDEPPLEALVDAAADHDAIVMGERAPSLRTLVFGDEAERVAAESVGPVLVVRHLESDD is encoded by the coding sequence ATGACACGTATACTCGTTCCACTGGCGATACTCGAGGGAGAAACGGTGTCGGCCGGGCTCGCCGACCTGCTCGAGCCGATGGACGTGACCGTGCTGGGCTATCACGTCCTGCCCGAGCAGACGCCGCCCGACCAGGCACGACTGCAGTACGAGGACCGCGCGACCGCCGCGCTCGAGGACCTCGCGACGGAGTTCGGTGCGGCGGACGGCACCGCGGACTACCGGCTGGTGTTCACCCACGACGAGGAACAGACGTTCGACCGCGTCGCGACGGAGACGCGCTCGGACGTCTATGCCATCCCGGGCGCGACGGGACCTATCGATCGCCTGCTCGTGGCGCTGACCGGCGACGTCGCCGTCGAACGCATCGTCTCGTTCGTGACCGACCTGGTCGGCGACCGCGACATCGGCGTCACGCTGTTTCTGGCGACCGACGACGAACGTTCCGGTGAGCAACTGCTCGAGGCGACTGCCGTGAAACTGTTCGACGAGAGACTCCACGTCCGGACCGACCTCGCGGTCGACGAGCCGCCGCTCGAGGCGCTCGTCGACGCGGCTGCCGACCACGACGCCATCGTCATGGGCGAGCGAGCGCCGTCGCTGCGGACGCTGGTCTTCGGTGACGAAGCCGAACGCGTCGCCGCCGAGTCGGTCGGCCCGGTACTAGTGGTGAGACATCTCGAGAGCGACGACTGA
- a CDS encoding trimeric intracellular cation channel family protein, translating to MNTIGLVAFALVGAAKAIRERFDLFGVTVVGLATAFAGGMTRDLLVNRVPLALRALDEIALGMIGVALAIGITAVLESPDEHPITQISDAVGLAAFATTGAIVATEAGLSSFGVVAIATINAAGGGAVADILLDRSPFILFDDFYASCAVLGGTSYWLLTAVGGGAEAFAPAACAAVTVGTRLAAVTYGWSLPSVQVLGLVREQ from the coding sequence ATGAACACGATCGGCCTGGTCGCGTTCGCGCTGGTCGGTGCAGCCAAGGCGATCCGCGAGCGGTTCGACCTGTTCGGGGTAACCGTCGTCGGACTCGCGACGGCGTTTGCCGGCGGGATGACGCGGGACCTGCTGGTCAACCGCGTCCCGCTGGCGCTCCGGGCGCTGGACGAGATCGCACTCGGAATGATCGGCGTCGCGCTGGCTATCGGGATAACCGCCGTCCTCGAGTCGCCGGACGAACACCCGATCACGCAGATTTCGGACGCCGTCGGACTCGCCGCGTTCGCGACGACCGGTGCGATCGTCGCGACCGAGGCCGGCCTCTCGAGTTTTGGCGTCGTCGCGATCGCGACGATCAACGCGGCCGGCGGTGGCGCAGTGGCGGACATCCTGCTCGATCGGTCGCCGTTCATCCTGTTCGACGACTTCTACGCGAGCTGTGCGGTACTCGGCGGGACTAGCTACTGGCTGCTGACGGCGGTCGGTGGCGGCGCGGAGGCTTTCGCGCCGGCCGCGTGTGCAGCGGTGACGGTCGGAACGCGACTTGCGGCGGTCACGTACGGCTGGTCGCTGCCGTCGGTCCAGGTGCTCGGGCTGGTACGTGAGCAATGA
- the rqcH gene encoding ribosome rescue protein RqcH, giving the protein MDAKREFTSVDLAALVEEFGTYEGAKVDKAYLYGDDLVRLKMRDFDRGRVELILEVGEVKRAHTVAPERVPDAPGRPPQFAMMLRNRLSGADFVDVEQYEFDRILEFIFERDDGTTRIIVELFGQGNVAVTDGEYEVIDCLETVRLKSRTVVPGSRYEFPDTRTNPLTVSREAFYREMDDSDTDVVRTLATQLNFGGLYAEEICTRAGVEKAMDIADADEAVYDRLYDAIERLTIDVRNCNFDPRLYFESGDEEDDADRVVDVTPFPLEEHEAEGLAAEAYDSFLAVLDDYFFRLELEEEDDSDPTEQRPDFEEEIAKYERIIEQQEGAIEGFEQQAEQLREKAELLYAEYGLVDEVLSTVREAREQDRPWDEIEERFEEGKERGIEAAKAVVDVDGSEGTVTVTLDGEHVELAVHDGVEQNADRLYKEAKDIEGKKEGALAAIEDTREDLEEAKRRRDQWEVDDEDDGDDDEIDEADSKDWLSMPSVPIRENEPWYDRFRWFYTSDDYLVIGGRNADQNEELVKKYLEPGDKVFHTQAHGGPVTVLKATDPSEASSHDIDLPQTSIEEAAQFAVSYSSVWKDGRYAGDVYAVDSDQVTKTPESGEYLEKGGFAIRGDRTYYDDTPVGVAVGIQCEPYTRVIGGPPSAIEGQAETTIELDPGRYAQADAAKRLYREFREQFEDETFVRKIASPDRIQHFMPPGGSRIAEE; this is encoded by the coding sequence ATGGATGCAAAGCGGGAGTTCACGAGCGTCGATCTCGCTGCCCTCGTCGAGGAATTTGGAACCTACGAGGGAGCGAAGGTCGACAAGGCCTACCTCTACGGCGACGACCTCGTCCGGCTGAAGATGCGGGACTTCGATCGTGGACGGGTCGAACTCATCCTCGAGGTCGGCGAGGTCAAACGCGCCCACACGGTCGCGCCAGAACGCGTCCCGGACGCTCCTGGACGACCGCCGCAGTTCGCGATGATGCTTCGCAACCGACTCTCGGGAGCGGACTTCGTCGACGTCGAACAGTACGAATTCGACCGCATTCTCGAGTTCATCTTCGAGCGCGACGACGGAACGACCCGGATCATCGTCGAACTGTTCGGCCAGGGCAACGTCGCCGTCACCGACGGCGAGTACGAGGTCATCGACTGCCTCGAGACTGTCAGGTTGAAATCTCGAACCGTCGTCCCCGGTTCGCGCTACGAGTTTCCTGACACCCGGACGAATCCCCTCACCGTCTCCCGGGAGGCCTTCTATCGAGAGATGGACGACTCCGACACGGACGTCGTCCGCACCCTCGCGACGCAGTTGAACTTCGGCGGTCTCTACGCCGAAGAGATCTGTACCCGCGCCGGCGTCGAGAAGGCAATGGACATCGCCGACGCCGACGAAGCCGTCTACGATCGGCTCTACGACGCGATCGAGCGACTCACGATCGACGTCCGTAACTGCAACTTCGACCCGCGCCTCTACTTCGAGAGCGGAGACGAGGAGGACGACGCCGACCGCGTCGTCGACGTCACTCCCTTCCCACTCGAGGAACACGAAGCCGAGGGGCTTGCGGCCGAAGCGTACGACTCGTTTCTCGCGGTGCTCGACGACTACTTCTTCCGACTCGAACTCGAAGAAGAGGACGACTCCGATCCGACCGAGCAGCGGCCGGACTTCGAGGAGGAGATTGCCAAATACGAACGGATCATCGAGCAACAGGAAGGAGCGATTGAGGGGTTCGAGCAGCAGGCAGAGCAACTCCGGGAAAAGGCCGAGTTGCTGTACGCCGAGTACGGACTGGTCGACGAGGTGCTTTCGACGGTCCGTGAGGCCCGCGAGCAGGATCGACCCTGGGACGAAATCGAAGAACGGTTCGAAGAAGGGAAAGAGCGCGGCATCGAGGCCGCAAAAGCGGTCGTCGACGTAGACGGCAGCGAGGGCACCGTGACGGTCACCCTCGACGGCGAGCACGTCGAGTTGGCCGTTCACGACGGCGTCGAACAGAACGCCGATCGACTCTACAAAGAAGCCAAGGACATCGAAGGGAAAAAAGAAGGCGCGCTGGCTGCTATCGAAGACACTCGTGAGGACCTCGAAGAAGCCAAACGCCGCCGCGACCAGTGGGAAGTCGACGACGAAGACGACGGCGACGACGACGAAATCGACGAGGCCGACAGCAAAGATTGGCTCTCGATGCCGTCGGTCCCCATCCGTGAGAACGAACCCTGGTACGACCGCTTTCGCTGGTTCTACACCAGCGACGACTACCTCGTTATCGGCGGTCGCAACGCCGACCAGAACGAGGAGTTAGTGAAAAAATACCTCGAGCCAGGCGACAAGGTCTTCCACACACAGGCTCACGGCGGCCCCGTCACCGTACTCAAGGCGACCGACCCCAGCGAGGCCTCCTCGCACGACATCGACCTCCCGCAGACGAGCATCGAGGAAGCAGCCCAGTTCGCCGTCTCCTACTCCTCCGTCTGGAAGGACGGCCGTTACGCGGGCGACGTCTACGCCGTCGACTCCGACCAGGTCACCAAAACCCCCGAGAGCGGCGAGTACCTCGAGAAAGGCGGGTTCGCGATCCGTGGCGACCGCACCTACTACGACGACACGCCCGTCGGTGTCGCCGTCGGCATCCAGTGTGAACCCTACACCCGCGTAATCGGCGGCCCGCCGTCGGCCATCGAGGGACAAGCCGAGACCACGATCGAACTCGATCCCGGCCGGTACGCCCAGGCCGACGCGGCGAAACGGCTGTACCGGGAGTTCCGCGAGCAGTTCGAAGACGAGACGTTCGTCCGCAAAATCGCGAGCCCAGATCGCATCCAACACTTCATGCCGCCGGGCGGGAGCCGGATCGCCGAGGAGTAG
- a CDS encoding heme-binding protein, which yields MERRTPPRTKEGWYVLHDFRTVDWDAWRDAPDHVRERALEDGAAFLADCESVADAEDGDSATFAMLGHEADLLFMHIRPTMADVERLGRQFDGTAFAEFTERTDSYVSVAEVSDYVTEAYFEEDEEVESTGLSRYLEQKLYPKIPDAEYVNFYPMEKRRDPEFNWYDLPFEKRSEHMGSHGDIGRSYGGKVSQITAGSIGFDDYEWSVSLFADDPAHIKHLLAEMRFDPSTSKYAEFGRFYVGRRFEPHDLDAYMAGEAVPVEADDADADADADADAGESSHPHGEGRPDSSDDDAGGPPSSTHAEDVRDELEEQGVYAGQPHGEDVHAVVLYSDADPDELFEEVDGLRTNFDHYDTHVKTAVYESEISDEDAETAVVSLWETESAADTAAGFLADLPDVVRQAGDEGAPAGADGERGDSPASDDSWGTMGMFYTVEPDHRADFVDTFGDVTGILADMDGHRKTDLLVNREDENDMFIASRWDSREDAMAFFRSDAFSETVDYGRDILADRPRHVFLA from the coding sequence ATGGAACGACGGACACCACCGCGTACGAAAGAAGGATGGTACGTTCTGCACGACTTCCGGACGGTCGACTGGGACGCCTGGCGGGACGCTCCCGACCACGTCCGCGAACGCGCACTCGAAGACGGAGCGGCGTTTCTCGCCGACTGCGAGTCCGTTGCCGACGCCGAGGACGGCGACTCCGCAACCTTCGCCATGCTCGGTCACGAAGCGGACCTGCTTTTCATGCACATTCGGCCGACGATGGCCGACGTCGAGCGGCTCGGCCGCCAGTTCGATGGGACGGCGTTCGCCGAGTTCACCGAACGCACCGACTCCTACGTCTCGGTCGCCGAAGTATCGGACTACGTGACCGAGGCCTACTTCGAGGAAGACGAGGAAGTCGAGAGTACGGGCCTCTCGCGGTATCTCGAGCAGAAGCTCTACCCGAAGATTCCCGACGCCGAGTACGTCAACTTCTACCCGATGGAGAAGCGACGCGATCCGGAGTTCAACTGGTACGACCTGCCGTTCGAGAAACGCTCGGAGCACATGGGCTCTCACGGCGACATCGGCCGCAGCTACGGTGGGAAAGTCAGCCAGATCACCGCCGGGAGTATCGGCTTCGACGACTACGAGTGGAGCGTCTCGCTGTTTGCGGACGATCCAGCACACATCAAACACCTTCTCGCCGAGATGCGGTTCGATCCCTCAACCTCGAAGTACGCCGAGTTCGGCCGGTTCTACGTCGGTCGACGGTTCGAACCACACGATCTAGACGCCTACATGGCCGGCGAGGCAGTCCCTGTCGAAGCGGACGACGCAGATGCAGATGCAGATGCAGACGCCGACGCCGGCGAGAGCAGTCACCCCCACGGCGAGGGCCGTCCAGACAGTTCGGACGACGACGCTGGTGGACCACCCAGTAGTACCCACGCCGAGGACGTCCGCGACGAACTCGAGGAGCAGGGCGTCTACGCAGGTCAGCCACACGGCGAGGACGTCCACGCTGTCGTGCTCTACTCGGACGCCGACCCCGACGAGCTATTCGAGGAGGTCGACGGTCTCAGGACGAACTTCGACCACTACGACACCCACGTGAAGACGGCAGTGTACGAATCCGAAATCAGCGACGAGGACGCCGAGACCGCAGTCGTCAGTCTCTGGGAGACCGAGAGTGCCGCGGACACAGCTGCTGGGTTCCTCGCCGACCTCCCCGATGTCGTCCGTCAGGCCGGCGACGAAGGGGCGCCTGCTGGCGCCGATGGCGAGCGGGGCGACAGCCCCGCGAGCGACGACTCTTGGGGAACGATGGGGATGTTCTATACCGTCGAACCAGACCACCGAGCGGACTTCGTCGATACCTTTGGCGACGTCACCGGCATCCTCGCGGACATGGACGGCCACCGCAAGACCGACCTGTTGGTCAATCGGGAAGACGAAAACGACATGTTCATCGCCAGCCGCTGGGACTCCCGCGAGGACGCTATGGCGTTCTTCCGTAGCGACGCCTTCTCCGAGACGGTCGACTACGGTCGTGACATCCTCGCCGACCGACCGCGACACGTCTTCCTGGCCTGA
- a CDS encoding IS1595-like element ISNagr10 family transposase: MFPVEVFRSEASAANLLEQVRWREGLQCPRCQSESVIKYGSYREYQRYRCKNCGRTFNDKTGTIFAHAKIGLDKLLFAFYSLLRFNTSIRQLDAEIDVSYRSLHRRVERFARTLDAPQLDLVGPVEIDEFYVSAGKKGRERDQESRSRGLSKRGRGNYDEDKPPVFVLVDRGSDQRYVIPSKSADESAVRLLLDSHEEESLTVYTDGFRAYDPLETDETYQREAVIHGEGEYVDGDVHVNTCESHASLARRWLSPHRGISKDKLTTYLRLFEFRRKILRKPGRKALKDIVRTVL, encoded by the coding sequence ATGTTCCCAGTTGAAGTGTTTCGCTCAGAGGCGAGCGCCGCGAACCTGCTGGAGCAGGTTCGCTGGCGCGAGGGCCTCCAGTGCCCGCGCTGCCAGTCTGAATCGGTGATCAAGTACGGCAGCTATCGAGAGTATCAGCGGTATCGCTGTAAAAATTGTGGACGCACGTTCAACGACAAGACCGGCACGATCTTCGCGCACGCGAAGATCGGCCTTGACAAGCTGTTGTTCGCGTTCTACTCGTTGCTCCGATTCAACACGAGTATCCGCCAGTTAGACGCTGAAATCGACGTCTCCTACCGATCGCTTCACCGGCGCGTCGAGCGTTTCGCCAGAACGCTCGACGCGCCTCAGCTCGATCTCGTTGGCCCCGTCGAGATCGATGAGTTCTACGTTTCTGCCGGAAAGAAAGGCCGCGAGCGCGACCAGGAGTCGCGCTCGCGTGGTCTCTCGAAACGTGGCAGAGGAAACTACGACGAAGACAAGCCACCTGTGTTTGTCCTCGTTGATCGCGGTAGCGATCAGCGATACGTCATCCCGTCGAAATCCGCCGACGAATCGGCTGTGCGACTCCTCCTCGATTCCCACGAGGAGGAGTCGCTGACAGTCTATACCGACGGCTTTCGTGCCTACGACCCGTTAGAGACGGACGAAACGTACCAGCGAGAAGCGGTTATTCACGGCGAGGGAGAGTACGTTGATGGAGATGTACACGTGAATACGTGCGAGAGCCACGCGTCGCTGGCGCGACGGTGGCTCTCGCCGCATCGAGGTATCTCGAAGGACAAACTCACCACGTATCTCAGACTCTTCGAATTTCGTCGGAAAATCCTACGCAAACCCGGTCGAAAAGCCCTGAAAGACATCGTTCGAACTGTTCTCTGA
- a CDS encoding OsmC family protein codes for MTNNSQTQQFSVSATSESETKTTVSARDFEFVVDEPAALGGTDDGPNPVEYVLGSLAGCLNVVAHVVADEYDFELHDIEIDLEGELDPAKFMGKRDDVRAGYQEITATITVDADADEATLEEWLAAVEERCPVSDNVQNETPLTVALEH; via the coding sequence ATGACGAATAACTCACAGACACAGCAGTTCAGTGTTTCGGCGACCAGCGAAAGCGAGACGAAAACGACGGTCTCGGCACGGGATTTCGAGTTCGTCGTCGACGAACCGGCGGCGCTCGGTGGAACCGACGACGGGCCGAACCCGGTCGAGTACGTGCTCGGCTCGCTGGCGGGCTGTCTCAACGTCGTCGCCCACGTTGTCGCCGACGAGTACGACTTCGAACTACACGACATCGAGATCGACCTCGAGGGAGAGCTCGACCCCGCCAAATTCATGGGGAAACGTGACGACGTTCGCGCCGGCTACCAGGAGATCACTGCGACGATTACGGTCGACGCCGACGCCGACGAGGCAACCCTCGAGGAGTGGCTGGCGGCGGTCGAAGAACGCTGTCCAGTCAGTGACAACGTCCAGAACGAGACGCCACTGACCGTCGCGCTCGAGCACTGA